In Vibrio lentus, a single genomic region encodes these proteins:
- a CDS encoding outer membrane protein assembly factor BamD, which translates to MKHLTLSGLLAVSLLVGCSSSEEIVPDVPPSVLYSDAQESLQSGSWLSAIEKLEALDSRYPFGAYSEQVQLDLIYAYYKNDDLALGLATISRFLRLNPTHEKQDWVLYMRGLTHMAQDRNFMHDIFNIDRSDRDPEPVKLAFADFKRLLERFPASPYAEDAQKRMFALKNRLAEYDLATADFYLRREAWIAAINRTQELQKTYPDTIAARKSLKIQLEAYEQLGLEDAVKRTEALIELNPLP; encoded by the coding sequence ATGAAACACCTTACTTTATCGGGTCTATTAGCCGTATCACTCTTAGTTGGTTGTTCAAGTAGTGAAGAAATAGTACCGGATGTACCGCCATCGGTTCTTTACTCTGACGCCCAAGAATCACTGCAGAGTGGTAGCTGGCTTTCTGCAATCGAAAAGCTAGAAGCCCTAGACTCTCGTTACCCATTCGGCGCCTATTCTGAACAAGTACAACTCGATCTGATTTACGCGTACTACAAAAATGATGACTTGGCATTAGGCCTTGCCACCATTTCACGATTCCTACGCTTAAACCCTACTCATGAAAAACAGGATTGGGTTCTTTACATGCGTGGCCTGACACACATGGCTCAAGATCGAAACTTCATGCACGATATTTTTAATATCGATCGTAGTGACCGAGATCCAGAACCAGTAAAACTTGCGTTTGCTGATTTCAAACGACTGTTAGAACGTTTCCCTGCAAGCCCATACGCTGAAGATGCACAAAAACGCATGTTCGCACTGAAAAACCGCCTAGCGGAGTATGACTTAGCAACCGCTGATTTCTACCTGCGTCGCGAAGCGTGGATTGCAGCTATAAACAGAACACAAGAGTTGCAAAAGACTTACCCAGACACCATTGCTGCGCGTAAATCTCTGAAAATACAGTTAGAAGCCTACGAGCAGCTTGGACTAGAAGACGCTGTGAAAAGAACAGAAGCCTTGATTGAGCTCAACCCACTGCCCTAG